A single Drosophila miranda strain MSH22 chromosome XR, D.miranda_PacBio2.1, whole genome shotgun sequence DNA region contains:
- the LOC108152346 gene encoding uncharacterized protein LOC108152346, producing the protein MSNTSNRPTPTMKNISSVPRSTRGRDFLNENKVSLSSLEKSTSKKLAAKEPVRPAWMPTPMRRSDSEVRESKRGKPPPVSVSRQNTRETSMTRNRNNSRSHYQLGVDAPESCQRFGGFQKRNPVVYDPQKDVVHSPDNYTERCNSCGIQHSSTSIGIQTEDITDERFLTKALQKCSFDGGPMLSELTNKYEKNYKQSSRYDKNEDEDLLSPRTNGKQQQHSRFNMNELQTDLKSEVASDEEAVLGGRSRFSSNASTTSMTSQRRELKLEKEKREKAATKELAGLSLHAEQDRVGHLNSAQKRYDVLISELNHMPITSQTMRVRSRKAEIDKELAIVDEEIRLYSKPNLHINSSKYK; encoded by the exons ATGTCAAACACATCAAATCGCCCGACACCCACGATGAAAAACATTTCATCAGTGCCGCGATCTACTCGGGGCCGCGATTTTCTCAATGAGAATAAGGTGAGCTTGAGCTCCCTGGAAAAATCAACAAGTAAAAAACTAGCAGCGAAGGAGCCGGTGCGTCCTGCATGGATGCCGACACCTATGCGTCGCTCGGACTCCGAGGTACGGGAATCGAAAAGAGGAAAACCCCCCCCAGTATCGGTATCCAGACAAAACACCCGGGAAACCAGTATGACACGCAACCGCAACAACTCTCGCTCGCATTACCAATTGGGTGTGGACGCTCCAGAGTCTTGCCAACGCTTTGGCGGCTTTCAAAAGCGCAATCCTGTGGTTTATGACCCACAGAAAGATGTGGTACATTCGCCGGACAACTATACAGAGCGCTGCAATTCTTGCGGCATCCAACACAGCTCCACAAGCATCGGCATACAGACAGAGGATATCACCGATGAACGCTTTCTTACAAAAGCCCTGCAAAA ATGCAGTTTTGATGGTGGACCTATGCTGAGTGAGCTCACCAATAAATACGAAAAAAACTACAAACAGTCCAGTCGGTACGATAAAAATGAAGACGAGGATCTGCTGTCACCTCGCACAAATggcaaacaacaacagcacagTCGCTTCAACATGAATGAGTTGCAAACTGATTTGAAATCTGAAGTCGCTTCGGATGAGGAGGCTGTGCTCGGTGGCCGCAGCCGTTTTTCATCAAATGCTAGCACTACGTCCATGACATCCCAACGCCGCGAGCTCAAGCTGGAGAAGGAGAAGCGCGAAAAGGCTGCGACCAAGGAGCTTGCCGGTCTTAGTCTGCACGCGGAGCAGGATCGTGTTGGGCACTTGAACAGCGCACAGAAGCGCTATGATGTTCTCATCAGTGAGCTAAATCACATGCCCATCACCTCACAGACTATGCGGGTGCGCAGCCGCAAGGCAGAAATCGACAAGGAGCTGGCTATCGTAGATGAGGAGATACGCCTCTACTCCAAGCCCAACTTACACATCAACTCTAGCAAATATAAGTAA